Proteins encoded together in one Hymenobacter monticola window:
- the mrdA gene encoding penicillin-binding protein 2 has protein sequence MQYLEGRKYVVQGIFLIVVLVFLTRLFFMQVMDGTYKLAADKNTLQRLVQIPYRGLIYDRKDQLLVQNEPVYDLMVVPREVKQLDSARFCELLQIPQEDLRNSLRIAKKYSRNKPSPVVQNLTTRDLAAISDRLADFPGFRVQARMARAYRTANLAHALGYVGSITPALLEKPKYAKYQPGENIGISGLESYYEPILMGRRGVQYKMVNVRGIEKGKFRDGEFDTLSVAGQDLHLSIDAELQAYGEKLLGGRRGSIVAIDPKTGEILAFVSAPHYKPDLLTGKGSGNRYMELLNNPEQPLFDRPLMATYPPGSVFKLVNELVALQLGVVQPGTGFECNQRLVRCTHRHEYPANVSIAIKNSCNPYFYQVMQAAVLRGQGKNKYEDTHIGLGQWQKMVKTFGLGEKLGVDMLQEKRGLIPSPEFYDKKFFNKKENRQHRWSYRNVYSLSIGQGEIGITGVQMANVLATIANRGWYYTPHFVRSIGNGGPLPQFRQKHYTAVDTSLFKYIIPGMQMVVDGNGGTGNLASLAELGISVAGKTGTVQNPHGFDHATFAAFAPVNDPKIAIAVFIENSGFGGTSAAPAAGLMIEKYLRGKVAGYRHRWEDWVMYGDFTKKLH, from the coding sequence ATGCAATACCTAGAAGGCCGTAAATACGTCGTACAAGGCATCTTCTTAATTGTGGTGCTCGTCTTCCTCACCCGCTTGTTTTTCATGCAGGTGATGGACGGCACATACAAGCTGGCTGCTGATAAGAACACCCTGCAGCGGTTGGTGCAGATACCCTACCGCGGCCTGATTTACGACCGCAAAGACCAGCTGCTGGTGCAAAATGAGCCCGTGTACGACCTTATGGTGGTGCCCCGCGAGGTGAAGCAACTCGATTCGGCCCGCTTTTGCGAGCTGCTGCAGATTCCGCAGGAAGACTTGCGCAATAGCCTGCGGATTGCCAAGAAGTACTCGCGCAACAAGCCCTCGCCGGTGGTGCAAAACCTGACTACGCGCGACCTGGCGGCTATTTCCGACCGGCTGGCTGACTTCCCGGGCTTCCGCGTCCAGGCGCGCATGGCGCGGGCCTACCGCACGGCCAACCTAGCCCACGCCTTGGGCTACGTGGGCTCCATCACGCCGGCGCTGCTGGAGAAGCCCAAGTATGCCAAGTATCAGCCTGGCGAAAACATCGGGATTTCGGGCCTGGAATCTTATTACGAGCCCATCCTGATGGGGCGGCGCGGCGTGCAGTACAAGATGGTGAACGTGCGCGGCATCGAGAAAGGCAAGTTTCGCGACGGCGAATTTGACACGCTTTCCGTGGCCGGGCAGGATTTGCACCTAAGCATTGACGCCGAGCTGCAGGCTTATGGCGAGAAGCTGCTGGGCGGCCGGCGCGGCTCCATCGTGGCCATCGACCCCAAGACGGGCGAGATTCTGGCCTTCGTTTCGGCCCCGCACTACAAGCCGGACTTGCTGACCGGTAAGGGCTCGGGCAACCGCTACATGGAACTGCTCAACAACCCCGAACAACCGCTGTTCGACCGCCCGCTGATGGCCACCTACCCGCCCGGCTCGGTGTTTAAGCTGGTGAATGAACTGGTGGCGCTGCAGCTGGGCGTGGTGCAGCCGGGCACCGGCTTCGAGTGCAACCAGCGGCTGGTGCGCTGCACCCACCGCCACGAGTACCCGGCCAACGTGAGCATTGCCATCAAAAACAGCTGCAACCCTTACTTCTACCAGGTGATGCAGGCGGCGGTGCTGCGCGGGCAGGGAAAGAATAAATACGAGGACACGCACATTGGCCTGGGCCAGTGGCAGAAGATGGTGAAAACCTTCGGCCTGGGTGAAAAGCTGGGCGTGGACATGCTCCAGGAAAAGCGCGGCCTGATACCCTCGCCGGAATTCTACGACAAGAAGTTCTTCAACAAGAAGGAAAACCGCCAGCACCGCTGGAGCTACCGCAACGTGTACTCGCTTAGCATCGGGCAGGGTGAAATCGGCATCACCGGCGTGCAGATGGCCAACGTGCTGGCCACCATTGCCAACCGCGGCTGGTACTACACGCCGCATTTCGTGCGCAGCATCGGCAACGGCGGCCCACTGCCGCAGTTTCGCCAGAAGCATTACACGGCCGTCGATACTTCGCTCTTCAAGTACATCATCCCGGGCATGCAGATGGTGGTGGACGGCAACGGCGGTACCGGCAACCTGGCCTCGCTGGCCGAGCTGGGCATTTCGGTGGCCGGCAAAACCGGCACCGTGCAAAACCCCCACGGCTTCGACCACGCCACCTTCGCCGCCTTCGCCCCGGTGAACGACCCGAAAATTGCCATCGCCGTGTTCATCGAGAACAGCGGTTTCGGGGGCACCAGCGCCGCCCCTGCCGCCGGCCTCATGATTGAGAAGTACCTGCGCGGCAAAGTGGCCGGCTACCGCCACCGCTGGGAAGATTGGGTGATGTACGGCGACTTTACCAAGAAGCTGCACTAG
- a CDS encoding 3-ketoacyl-ACP reductase, which produces MESLQGKVALVTGAGKGIGRAVALALAAEGAQVGLLARTDSDLQEVAAEIIAAGGNVATAVADVADRTAVNVAVAKIHQELGPIDILINNAGIGSFAKFLEMEPEKWEQIVQVNLFGTYYVTRAVLPDMIQRQAGDIINISSTSGLRAAAGSSAYSASKFAVMGLTEALMQEVRKHNIRVSALTPSTVATPLSMNNNLTDGNPDKVMQPEDLAEFIVSQLKLNRRIFIKEAGMWSTNP; this is translated from the coding sequence ATGGAATCCCTGCAAGGAAAAGTTGCCCTCGTCACGGGCGCCGGCAAAGGCATTGGCCGCGCCGTGGCCCTCGCCCTGGCCGCCGAAGGCGCGCAAGTAGGCCTGCTGGCCCGCACCGATAGCGACCTGCAAGAAGTAGCCGCCGAAATAATTGCCGCTGGCGGCAACGTGGCCACCGCCGTGGCCGACGTGGCCGACCGCACCGCCGTGAACGTGGCCGTGGCCAAAATCCACCAGGAACTCGGACCCATCGACATCCTCATCAACAACGCCGGCATCGGCAGCTTCGCCAAGTTTCTGGAGATGGAGCCCGAAAAGTGGGAGCAAATTGTACAGGTCAATCTGTTCGGTACCTACTACGTGACCCGCGCCGTGCTGCCCGACATGATTCAGCGTCAGGCCGGCGACATCATCAATATTTCCTCTACCTCCGGCCTGCGCGCCGCCGCCGGCAGCAGTGCCTACAGCGCCTCTAAGTTCGCCGTGATGGGCCTCACCGAAGCCCTGATGCAGGAGGTGCGCAAGCACAACATCCGCGTGTCGGCCCTCACGCCCAGCACCGTGGCCACGCCCCTGTCGATGAACAACAACCTCACCGACGGCAACCCCGACAAGGTGATGCAGCCCGAAGACCTGGCCGAATTCATTGTGTCGCAGCTCAAGCTGAACCGCCGCATCTTCATCAAGGAAGCCGGCATGTGGTCGACCAATCCGTAA